Proteins co-encoded in one Lysobacter solisilvae genomic window:
- a CDS encoding FAD-dependent oxidoreductase translates to MKQSLRVAIVGYGTAGQTSALLLARAGHRVEVFEQAPALGPVGAGFLLQPTGMVALWRLGLLDAALAHGARVDRLIGHSHQGRAVMDMRYRELDPRLFGLGMQRGALFALLDAAWREGRQVHCGRRIDEVDVQRGLLRDAQGDTHGPFDLVLVADGAASRLRGQVGEVALDRPYPWGAQWCLVPQGDWAFPNELRQRYAAARRMIGMLPVGTRPGDDTPRLSFFWSLRTDALQASADPAQWREDVAALWPEAAQRLHDTPVPQGLAAARYRDALVRRWHGGRAVLLGDSAHAMSPQLGQGANMALIDALALCDALRDAPDLPAALDRFERERRRHVRAYHFWSRWLTPLFQSERDTLAAVRDRVFHPLGRLPIGRRQMLRILTGTRTGWLGVWPLEPEFLARISGAAPPGVG, encoded by the coding sequence ATGAAGCAATCGCTGCGGGTGGCCATCGTCGGTTATGGCACCGCCGGGCAGACCAGCGCCCTGCTGCTGGCGCGCGCCGGCCACCGGGTTGAGGTGTTCGAACAGGCCCCCGCGCTGGGGCCCGTCGGCGCGGGGTTCCTGTTGCAGCCCACCGGCATGGTGGCGCTGTGGCGCCTGGGCCTGCTTGACGCGGCGCTTGCGCATGGCGCCCGCGTGGACCGCCTGATCGGCCACTCGCACCAGGGACGTGCGGTGATGGACATGCGCTACCGCGAGCTCGACCCGCGCCTGTTCGGCCTGGGCATGCAGCGCGGCGCGCTGTTCGCGCTGCTCGACGCGGCCTGGCGCGAAGGCCGGCAGGTGCACTGCGGCCGCCGCATCGACGAGGTCGACGTGCAGCGTGGCCTGCTGCGCGATGCCCAGGGCGACACGCACGGACCTTTCGACCTGGTCCTGGTGGCCGATGGCGCGGCCTCGCGCCTGCGCGGCCAGGTGGGCGAGGTGGCCCTGGACCGGCCCTATCCCTGGGGCGCGCAATGGTGCCTGGTGCCGCAGGGGGACTGGGCGTTTCCCAATGAACTGCGACAGCGTTACGCCGCTGCACGCCGGATGATCGGCATGCTGCCGGTAGGCACGCGCCCGGGCGACGATACGCCCCGGCTGAGTTTCTTCTGGAGCCTGCGCACCGACGCGTTGCAGGCCTCCGCCGATCCCGCGCAGTGGCGCGAGGACGTGGCCGCGCTCTGGCCCGAGGCCGCCCAGCGCCTGCACGACACGCCGGTGCCGCAGGGCCTGGCGGCCGCGCGCTATCGCGACGCGCTGGTGCGCCGCTGGCACGGCGGCCGCGCGGTGCTGCTGGGCGACAGCGCGCACGCGATGAGCCCGCAGCTGGGGCAGGGCGCGAACATGGCGCTGATCGATGCGCTCGCCTTGTGCGACGCGTTGCGCGATGCCCCCGACCTGCCCGCGGCACTGGATCGCTTCGAACGCGAGCGTCGCCGACACGTGCGGGCCTACCACTTCTGGAGCCGCTGGCTGACGCCGCTGTTCCAGTCCGAACGCGACACGCTGGCCGCCGTGCGCGACCGCGTGTTCCATCCGCTGGGCCGCCTGCCGATCGGCCGCCGGCAGATGCTGCGGATCCTCACCGGGACACGCACCGGTTGGCTGGGTGTCTGGCCGCTCGAACCGGAGTTCCTGGCGCGCATCAGCGGCGCCGCGCCGCCAGGGGTCGGGTAG
- a CDS encoding cold-shock protein produces MQYGTVKWFNDAKGFGFISPEDGSADVFVHFSAINAKGFRSLAEGQRVSYQLTQGPKGAQASEVTPAA; encoded by the coding sequence ATGCAGTACGGCACCGTGAAATGGTTCAACGACGCCAAGGGCTTCGGTTTCATCTCGCCCGAGGACGGCAGCGCAGATGTGTTCGTGCACTTCTCCGCGATCAATGCCAAGGGCTTCCGCAGCCTGGCCGAAGGCCAGCGCGTCAGCTACCAGCTGACCCAGGGTCCGAAGGGCGCACAGGCGTCCGAAGTCACGCCGGCGGCGTGA
- a CDS encoding S-methyl-5'-thioinosine phosphorylase: protein MNDIALAVIGGTGLYQLAELQGPQAHQPVTRYGALSGPIRVGMLDGHRVAFLARHGEGHAHPPHLINYRANLAALQAIGARRVLALNTVGGITGRFGPRVLACPDQLIDYTWGRISTLCEEPGTEVLHVDFGEPYTRELRAGVLAAARAAGVDLVDGGCYGATQGPRLETRAEIARMRRDGCDLVGMTGMPEAALARELGLDYACLAIVANWAAGAGPDVDEVITLQDVLDNVAAASAGLPALLRALLAG from the coding sequence ATGAACGACATCGCCCTGGCCGTGATCGGCGGCACCGGCCTGTACCAGCTGGCCGAACTCCAGGGCCCGCAGGCCCACCAGCCGGTCACGCGCTACGGCGCGCTGTCCGGTCCGATCCGCGTGGGCATGCTGGACGGGCATCGCGTCGCCTTCCTCGCCCGCCATGGCGAAGGCCACGCGCATCCGCCGCACCTGATCAACTACCGCGCCAACCTGGCCGCATTGCAGGCGATCGGGGCCCGGCGCGTGCTCGCGCTCAACACCGTCGGCGGCATCACCGGGCGTTTCGGTCCGCGCGTGCTCGCCTGCCCGGACCAGTTGATCGACTACACGTGGGGGCGCATCTCCACGCTCTGCGAGGAACCCGGCACCGAGGTGCTGCACGTGGATTTCGGCGAGCCGTACACGCGCGAGCTGCGTGCCGGCGTCCTCGCCGCCGCGCGTGCGGCCGGCGTCGACCTGGTGGATGGCGGCTGTTACGGCGCCACGCAGGGGCCGCGCCTGGAAACGCGTGCCGAGATCGCCCGCATGCGGCGCGACGGCTGTGACCTGGTGGGCATGACCGGCATGCCCGAGGCGGCGCTGGCCCGCGAACTCGGGCTGGACTACGCCTGCCTGGCCATCGTGGCCAACTGGGCGGCCGGCGCGGGCCCCGACGTGGACGAAGTCATTACGTTGCAGGACGTCCTGGACAACGTCGCGGCGGCATCGGCGGGACTGCCCGCGCTGCTGCGCGCCCTGCTCGCCGGGTGA
- a CDS encoding hypoxanthine-guanine phosphoribosyltransferase has protein sequence MNDASRPDLQAALASSDLIHDRQVLETAIARMAVAIRNDFAGSVPLFVTVMHGGLPFAGQLALELGALGQDLEFEYLHATRYRGATTGSSTLTWKHRPATSLRGRRVLLVDDIVDEGHTLAAVRDWCREQGAAQIRIAALAVKRHDRCVPGLHADYFGVDVPDRYVYGYGMDFHEQGRALPAIYALRD, from the coding sequence ATGAACGACGCATCGCGCCCGGACCTGCAGGCCGCGCTGGCCAGCAGCGACCTCATCCACGACCGGCAGGTACTGGAAACCGCCATCGCCAGGATGGCCGTGGCCATCCGCAATGATTTCGCCGGCAGCGTGCCGCTGTTCGTGACCGTCATGCACGGCGGCTTGCCCTTCGCCGGGCAGCTCGCGCTGGAACTGGGCGCGCTTGGACAGGACCTGGAGTTCGAATACCTGCACGCCACGCGCTACCGCGGCGCGACCACCGGCAGCAGCACGCTGACCTGGAAGCACCGTCCGGCCACCTCGCTGCGCGGTCGCCGCGTGCTGCTGGTCGACGACATCGTCGACGAAGGCCACACGCTGGCGGCGGTCCGCGACTGGTGCCGCGAGCAGGGCGCCGCGCAGATCCGCATCGCCGCGCTGGCGGTCAAGCGCCACGACCGCTGCGTCCCCGGCCTGCATGCGGACTACTTTGGCGTCGACGTGCCCGACCGCTACGTCTACGGCTATGGCATGGATTTCCACGAACAGGGCCGCGCCCTGCCGGCGATCTACGCACTGCGGGATTGA
- the nagZ gene encoding beta-N-acetylhexosaminidase: MLVIGVAGTELTAQERDWLQNDACAGVILFSRNFASKAQVAELSQAIREAAPRPQLVCVDQEGGRVQRFREGYSALPPLEPFGRLYASDPQAALQMAEEHAWLMASEVRATGVDLSFAPVVDLGRGNRAIGNRAFSEDPQVVAEFTRAYVRGMHAAGMAATLKHFPGHGSVLEDTHFDDAVDPRTLEQMQALDLVPFVAGIQAKADAVMMAHVVYPAVSPEPAGYSKVWIQDILRAQMGFRGVVFSDDIGMAAAFSAGGIKARVDAHLDAGCDVVLVCHPELVEESLAAVSDRNLNTMALANLIGRGAVAWEGLLADARYGEARSRQEGLA, from the coding sequence ATGCTCGTCATCGGCGTCGCCGGCACCGAACTCACCGCGCAGGAGCGCGACTGGCTGCAGAACGACGCCTGCGCCGGCGTGATCCTGTTCAGTCGGAACTTCGCCTCCAAGGCCCAGGTCGCCGAGCTGTCGCAGGCGATCCGCGAGGCCGCGCCACGCCCGCAACTGGTCTGCGTGGACCAGGAAGGCGGCCGGGTGCAGCGTTTCCGCGAGGGGTACAGCGCCTTGCCGCCACTGGAGCCGTTCGGCCGCCTGTACGCGAGTGACCCGCAGGCCGCGCTGCAGATGGCCGAGGAGCACGCCTGGCTGATGGCCAGCGAAGTGCGCGCCACCGGCGTCGACCTGAGCTTCGCGCCCGTGGTCGACCTGGGCCGGGGCAACCGCGCGATCGGCAACCGCGCGTTCTCCGAGGACCCGCAGGTCGTCGCCGAGTTCACCCGCGCCTACGTGCGCGGCATGCACGCGGCGGGCATGGCGGCGACGCTCAAGCATTTCCCCGGCCATGGCTCGGTCCTGGAGGACACGCACTTCGACGATGCGGTCGACCCGCGCACGCTGGAACAGATGCAGGCGCTCGACCTGGTGCCCTTCGTTGCCGGCATCCAGGCCAAGGCCGACGCGGTGATGATGGCGCACGTCGTGTACCCGGCCGTGTCGCCGGAACCGGCCGGATATTCGAAGGTGTGGATCCAGGACATCCTGCGCGCGCAGATGGGCTTCCGCGGCGTGGTCTTCAGCGACGACATCGGCATGGCCGCAGCGTTCTCCGCCGGCGGCATCAAGGCCCGCGTCGATGCGCACTTGGACGCCGGCTGCGACGTGGTCCTGGTCTGCCATCCGGAACTGGTCGAGGAATCGCTGGCCGCGGTGTCCGACCGCAACCTCAACACCATGGCGCTGGCCAACCTGATCGGACGCGGCGCCGTGGCCTGGGAAGGCCTGCTTGCCGATGCCCGTTACGGTGAGGCCCGCAGCCGCCAGGAAGGCCTGGCATGA
- a CDS encoding CYTH domain-containing protein, with the protein MPIEIERKFLVTGDAWRAAAREVVPMTQGYLNDLAAMDTGAMKASVRVRIQGDEAYLNLKSRELGHTRQEFDYAIPVDDARGLMALSVGGVVDKRRHYVEVGGWLWEVDEFLGENAGLVVAEIELDSADEAFDPPAWIGAEVTHLKRYYNLALATRPYAAWTDPERAATDAG; encoded by the coding sequence ATGCCCATCGAAATCGAACGCAAATTCCTCGTCACCGGCGACGCCTGGCGCGCGGCCGCGCGCGAAGTGGTGCCCATGACGCAGGGCTACCTCAACGACCTGGCCGCGATGGATACCGGCGCCATGAAGGCATCGGTGCGCGTGCGCATCCAGGGCGACGAGGCCTACCTCAACCTAAAGTCACGCGAACTGGGCCACACGCGGCAGGAGTTCGACTACGCCATTCCGGTGGACGACGCCCGAGGCCTGATGGCGCTCAGCGTGGGCGGAGTGGTGGACAAGCGACGGCACTACGTCGAGGTCGGTGGCTGGCTGTGGGAAGTCGACGAATTCCTGGGCGAGAACGCCGGCCTGGTCGTGGCCGAGATCGAGCTGGACAGTGCCGATGAAGCCTTCGACCCGCCGGCGTGGATTGGCGCCGAGGTCACCCACCTCAAGCGCTACTACAACCTGGCCCTGGCCACGCGCCCCTACGCGGCCTGGACCGATCCGGAGCGCGCGGCCACCGACGCGGGCTGA
- the rlmD gene encoding 23S rRNA (uracil(1939)-C(5))-methyltransferase RlmD, which produces MARIDQTPFEIEITGLTHDGRGVARRDGKAIFIAGALPGERVMAKQTSRSRHFDEAATLEVLQASPDRVQPRCPHFGTCGGCALQHLDESQQILAKQRVLMENLERIGHVTPERVLPPLVDRQWGYRRKGRFSVRRVEKKEKTLVGFRENDPRFVADLSQCHTVIEQIGGRITGLAQLVDGLQARRDIPQIEFIAGDPQADGFSGIALTFRHLSPLSDADRDALTAFGQREGFAIFLQPGGVDTVHPLWPANPRLAFRLPEWDVEFLFRPLDFIQVNAGLNTRMIQSTLDLLDPQPGDRVLDLFCGLGNFTLPLARRVREVVGVEGEAGLVRRARENAEHNGIANAQFHAADLGKDLSDHTWMREGFDRLLLDPPRSGADFVLTQLPLKQFRRIVYVSCHPASLARDAGYLVNQHGWKLRAAGVMDMFPHTAHVESIAMFER; this is translated from the coding sequence GTGGCCCGCATCGACCAGACGCCCTTCGAAATTGAAATCACCGGCCTGACCCACGACGGCCGCGGCGTCGCGCGCCGCGACGGCAAGGCCATCTTCATCGCCGGTGCGCTGCCCGGCGAACGCGTGATGGCCAAACAGACTTCGCGGTCGCGCCACTTCGACGAAGCGGCCACGCTGGAGGTCCTGCAGGCCAGCCCCGACCGCGTCCAGCCCCGTTGCCCGCATTTCGGCACCTGCGGCGGCTGCGCGCTGCAGCACCTGGATGAGAGCCAGCAGATCCTGGCCAAGCAGCGCGTGCTGATGGAAAACCTGGAACGCATCGGCCACGTCACGCCCGAACGCGTGCTGCCGCCGCTGGTGGACCGCCAGTGGGGCTATCGCCGCAAGGGACGGTTCTCGGTGCGACGGGTCGAGAAGAAGGAAAAGACCCTCGTCGGCTTCCGCGAGAACGACCCACGCTTCGTCGCCGACCTCAGCCAGTGCCACACGGTCATCGAGCAGATCGGCGGCCGCATCACCGGCCTGGCGCAACTGGTGGACGGACTGCAGGCGCGCCGCGACATCCCGCAGATCGAGTTCATCGCCGGCGACCCGCAGGCCGATGGCTTCAGCGGCATCGCGCTGACCTTCCGCCACCTCAGCCCGCTGTCCGACGCCGATCGCGACGCACTGACGGCCTTCGGCCAGCGCGAGGGCTTCGCGATCTTCCTGCAGCCCGGCGGCGTGGACACCGTGCACCCGCTGTGGCCGGCCAATCCGCGCCTGGCGTTCCGGCTGCCCGAGTGGGACGTCGAGTTCCTGTTCCGTCCGCTGGACTTCATCCAGGTCAACGCCGGGCTCAACACCCGCATGATCCAGTCCACCCTCGACCTGCTCGATCCGCAGCCGGGCGACCGCGTGCTCGACCTGTTCTGTGGCCTGGGCAACTTCACCCTGCCGCTGGCGCGCCGCGTGCGCGAGGTGGTGGGCGTGGAAGGCGAGGCCGGCCTGGTGCGCCGCGCGCGCGAGAACGCCGAGCACAACGGCATCGCCAACGCCCAGTTCCATGCCGCCGACCTGGGCAAGGATCTGAGCGACCACACGTGGATGCGCGAGGGCTTCGATCGCCTGCTGCTCGACCCGCCGCGTTCGGGCGCCGACTTCGTCCTCACCCAGTTGCCACTCAAGCAGTTCCGCCGCATCGTCTACGTCAGCTGCCACCCGGCCTCGCTCGCGCGCGACGCGGGCTACCTGGTCAACCAGCACGGCTGGAAACTGCGTGCCGCGGGCGTGATGGACATGTTTCCGCACACTGCGCACGTGGAATCGATCGCGATGTTCGAGAGGTAA
- a CDS encoding DUF1318 domain-containing protein produces MRRLLGLPVAAVVLTACVTINVYFPAAEAKEAAKEFVEKVIGEEADKAQEPAKPGEGGGMAMQPAQGLEHLLAHVDLLSLVGIGSAHAQSQPDITIKTPAIQAIQARMAGRFDKDLRAGFDAGALGFAGDGTIVVRDAGKLALKDRVAVNQAVADDNRDRKAVYREVAVANGHPEWEAQIRDVFAKQWIASARSGWWYQSGGAWKQK; encoded by the coding sequence ATGCGCCGCCTCCTCGGACTGCCCGTCGCCGCCGTCGTACTCACGGCCTGCGTCACCATCAACGTCTACTTTCCCGCCGCGGAGGCGAAGGAAGCGGCCAAGGAATTCGTCGAGAAGGTGATCGGCGAGGAAGCCGACAAAGCCCAGGAGCCGGCCAAGCCGGGCGAGGGCGGTGGCATGGCGATGCAGCCGGCGCAGGGCCTGGAGCATCTGCTGGCCCACGTGGACCTGCTGTCGCTGGTCGGCATCGGTTCCGCCCACGCGCAGTCGCAGCCGGACATCACCATCAAGACGCCGGCCATCCAGGCCATCCAGGCGCGCATGGCCGGGCGTTTCGACAAGGACCTGCGCGCGGGCTTCGACGCGGGCGCGCTGGGTTTCGCGGGCGACGGCACCATCGTCGTGCGTGACGCCGGCAAGCTGGCGCTGAAGGACCGCGTCGCCGTCAACCAGGCCGTCGCCGACGACAACCGCGACCGCAAGGCGGTCTACCGCGAGGTGGCCGTGGCCAACGGGCACCCCGAATGGGAGGCCCAGATCCGCGACGTTTTCGCCAAGCAGTGGATCGCCAGCGCCCGCAGCGGCTGGTGGTACCAGAGCGGCGGGGCCTGGAAGCAGAAGTGA